A single genomic interval of Arachis duranensis cultivar V14167 chromosome 7, aradu.V14167.gnm2.J7QH, whole genome shotgun sequence harbors:
- the LOC107496415 gene encoding taxadiene 5-alpha hydroxylase, with amino-acid sequence MSMDMIYDVLLLILLPILLVIVSFNFLRHKQCCQREKKRLPPGNMKFPLIGETIEFFNAQRRNQLFEEFVHPRILKYGKIFKTRIMGSPTVVVNGSEANKFFLTNEFKLVKSSWPSSSVQLMGTDSIMEKDGERHRFLRSLIGTSLSYAGLENLVPKLCNHVRFFLESKWQGHGNTISLYRSTKILTFSIVFECLLGIKVEQGMLETFERVLEGVFSPAIMFPGSRFSRAKKARMEIEKALTKAVREKRKEMEENLHNEKDGMLLSKLVNGLIHGEINEKEVIDNVVLLVFAAHDTTSFAIAMTFRMLAEHPKCYRKLLQEHIDIANNKRREENLSINDIKKMKYTWQVARESMRLFPPIFGSFRKAITDIEYEGYTIPKGWKVLWTTYGTHYNEEYFKEAQSFKPSRFEEEIPQYAFVPFGGGPRVCAGYQLAKINILILVHYVVTRYEWFLLHPQEPIIMDPLPLPSLGMPIRIFPKQN; translated from the exons atgtctATGGACATGATCTATGATGTTCTATTATTGATCCTGTTACCAATCCTTCTTGTGATAGTCTCGTTCAATTTCTTGCGACACAAGCAATGTTGTCAAAGAGAAAAGAAGCGGCTTCCACCAGGGAACATGAAGTTCCCATTGATTGGTGAGACAATAGAGTTCTTCAATGCTCAGAGGAGGAACCAATTGTTCGAGGAATTTGTCCACCCACGAATTCTAAAGTACGGAAAGATCTTCAAAACAAGGATAATGGGGTCTCCAACCGTGGTTGTTAATGGTTCTGAAGCAAACAAATTCTTTCTAACCAATGAGTTTAAGTTGGTGAAGAGTTCTTGGCCTTCTTCCTCTGTTCAGCTCATGGGAACTGATTCAATTATGGAGAAAGACGGCGAAAGGCATCGATTCCTTCGTTCCTTGATTGGAACTAGCCTTAGCTATGCAGGACTAGAGAATCTAGTTCCAAAACTATGCAACCATGTTAGATTCTTCCTGGAATCTAAATGGCAGGGTCATGGAAACACAATTAGTCTTTATCGGTCCACCAAAATCCTAACTTTTAGCATAGTTTTCGAGTGCTTGTTGGGAATCAAAGTGGAACAAGGGATGCTAGAGACATTTGAGAGAGTTCTAGAAGGGGTGTTTTCACCGGCAATTATGTTCCCTGGCTCGAGGTTTTCGAGGGCAAAGAAGGCAAGGATGGAGATAGAAAAGGCTCTTACCAAAGCAGTtagagagaagaggaaggagatggaagagaatttgCATAATGAGAAAGATGGAATGCTTCTTTCAAAATTGGTCAATGGATTGATACATGGTGAGATTAATGAAAAAGAGGTCATTGATAATGTGGTGTTGTTGGTTTTTGCAGCTCATGATACAACTTCTTTTGCCATTGCTATGACTTTCAGGATGCTTGCAGAGCATCCTAAATGCTATAGAAAGTTGCTTCAAG AACATATTGATATAGCGAACAACAAAAGAAGAGAGGAAAATTTATCGATCAACGATATAAAGAAGATGAAGTATACATGGCAAGTTGCTAGAGAAAGCATGAGATTGTTCCCTCCTATTTTTGGCTCTTTTAGGAAAGCAATTACTGATATTGAATATGAGGGATACACCATACCTAAAGGATGGAAg GTGTTATGGACAACGTATGGGACACATTACAATGAAGAGTATTTTAAGGAGGCTCAAAGTTTCAAGCCAAGTAGGTTTGAAGAAGAAATACCACAATATGCATTTGTTCCATTTGGAGGAGGACCAAGAGTGTGTGCTGGGTATCAATTAGCAAAGATCAATATACTAATTCTTGTGCATTATGTTGTGACAAGATATGAGTGGTTCTTACTTCATCCACAGGAACCAATCATCATGGATCCTCTTCCACTCCCATCCCTTGGAATGCCAATTAGAATTTTTCCCAAGCAAAATTAA